One Alligator mississippiensis isolate rAllMis1 chromosome 16, rAllMis1, whole genome shotgun sequence genomic region harbors:
- the TMEM161A gene encoding transmembrane protein 161A, protein MAVMGVQLVVSLLTASVMQKMSPHCSFARWLLCNGSLRRYKHPSEEELCALAGKQKPKGKRERRVNGVSDDKPLSVPRDIDLRLETSPITAVDALVLRYFLEYQWFVDFAVYSTLVYLFTEGYYCFVDPQKEVNIGILWCLLTIFFSVKVFFMVMRHYFRSEEGGERSVCLTFAFFFLLVAMVVLVVREDYLEFGLDSGLNNVSDNLEVFLKHQGWEWTIPVTKLTFKLGLVALCSFLGACLTFPGLRLAQTHLDALKMAADRPLTQILLHASFLAPLIVLILWVKPISRDFLLHAPMGKQTVQLMSDTAYNSARLWTIVCLCLLRLAMARYHLQAYLGLAERWVEQMKREAGRISVLEIQRKITRIYCYVTVVSLQYLGPIILTLHCTLLLKTLGNYSWGLYPEPLPVSPAVDTAPVLSLAPPEEEEEAGENVQATVEQITGALGALGSVLTPLFYRGLFAFLTWWVAACQVITSLFGLYFHQYLAAS, encoded by the exons ATG GCCGTGATGGGGGTGCAGCTGGTGGTGAGCCTGCTCACGGCGAGCGTCATGCAGAAGATGTCCCCGCACTGCTCCTTCGCCCGCTGGCTGCTCTGCAACGGCAG TCTGCGCCGCTACAAGCACCCGTCGGAGGAGGAGCTGTGCGCCCTGGCCGGGAAGCAGAAGCCCAAGGGCAAGCGCGAAAG GAGGGTGAACGGGGTCTCTGACGACAAGCCGCTGTCCGTGCCCCGGGACATCGACCTGCGCCTGGAGACCAGCCCCATCACCGCCGTGGACGCTCTTG tgctgcGCTACTTCCTCGAGTACCAGTGGTTCGTGGATTTTGCCGTCTACTCCACGCTGGTCTACCTCTTCACCGAGGGCTACTACTGCTTCGTAGACCCACAGAAGGAGGTCAACATCGGCATCCTGTGGTGCTTGCTCACCATCTTCTTCTCCGT CAAGGTGTTTTTCATGGTGATGCGCCATTACTTCCGGTCGGAGGAGGGGGGCGAGCGCTCCGTCTGCCTCACCTTcgccttcttcttcctcctcgtCGCCATGGTGGTGCTGGTCGTCCGTGAGGACTACCTGGAGTTCGGCCTGGACTCGG gactcaACAACGTCAGCGATAACCTGGAGGTTTTCCTAAAGCACCAAGGATGGGAGTGGAC CATCCCTGTCACCAAGCTGACCTtcaagctggggctggtggcgCTGTGCTCCTTCCTGGGCGCCTGCCTGACCTTCCCGGGGCTGCGGCTGGCTCAGACCCACCTGGACGCGCTCAAGATGGCAGCAGACAGACCCCTGACTCA GATCCTGCTGCACGCCAGCTTCCTGGCACCGCTGATCGTGCTCATCCTGTGGGTCAAGCCCATCTCCCGGGACTTCCTGCTGCACGCGCCCATGGGGAAGCAGACCGTCCAGCT CATGTCGGACACCGCCTACAACTCAGCGCGGCTCTGGACCATCGTGTGCCTGTGCCTGCTGCGTCTGGCCATGGCCCGCTACCATCTGCAAGCCTACCTCGGCCTGGCTGAGCGCTGGGTGGAGCAGATGAAGCGGGAGGCAGGGCGCATCTCTGTTCTAGAGATCCAGCGCAAG ATCACGCGGATCTACTGCTACGTGACGGTGGTGAGCCTGCAGTACCTGGGCCCCATCATCCTCACGCTGCACTGCACTCTGCTCCTCAAGACTCTAG GAAACTACTCATGGGGCCTGTACCCCGAGCCCCTGCCCGTCTCCCCTGCAGTGGACACAGCACCGGTCCTGTCCCTCGCCCccccggaggaggaggaggaggccggGGAAAACGTCCAGGCCACGGTGGAGCAGATCACGGGCGCGCTGGGAGCCCTGGGCAGTGTCCTCACCCCGCTCTTCTACCGCGGCCTCTTTGCCTTCCTCACCTGGTGGGTGGCTGCCTGCCAGGTTATCACCAGCCTCTTCGGGCTCTACTTCCACCAGTACCTGGCGGCCTCCTAA
- the SLC25A42 gene encoding mitochondrial coenzyme A transporter SLC25A42 isoform X2, whose amino-acid sequence MGNGVKEGRVGLKQNNVEPIVAARLLPEGGPEKKKVLNSLMSGALAGAVAKTAVAPLDRTKIMFQVSSKRFSAKEAYRFIYRSYLHDGIWSLWRGNSATMVRVIPYAAIQFCAHEEYKQLLGSYYGFQGKALPPFPRFIAGSLAGMTAAMLTYPLDLVRARMAVTPKEMYSNIIHVFIRISQEEGLKTLYRGFTPTIIGVIPYAGLSFFTYESLKKLHADHSGRSQPYPVERLLFGACAGLIGQSASYPLDVVRRRMQTAGVTGHTYSSILLTMQEIIREEGLVRGLYKGLSMNWVKGPIAVGISFMTFDLTQILLRKLQHRMDVQR is encoded by the exons GGGGGTCCAGAGAAGAAGAAAGTGCTCAATTCCCTGATGTCCGGTGCCTTGGCTGGTGCCGTGGCCAAAACGGCTGTTGCCCCACTGGACAGGACAAAAATCATGTTTCAAG tgtctTCAAAAAGATTTTCTGCCAAG GAAGCCTACAGGTTCATCTACCGCAGCTACCTCCATGATGGCATCTGGAGCCTGTGGCGCGGGAACTCGGCCACTATGGTCCGGGTCATCCCATACGCTGCCATCCAGTTCTGTGCACACGAAGAGTACAAGCAGCTCCTGGGCAGCTACTACGGTTTCCAGGGAAA AGCGCTACCTCCCTTCCCGAGATTCATCGCCGGATCGCTGGCAGGCATGACAGCAGCCATGCTGACTTACCCCCTGGACCTGGTCCGGGCACGGATGGCAGTCACACCAAAGGAGAT GTACAGCAACATCATTCACGTCTTCATCCGCATCTCTCAGGAGGAAGGGCTGAAGACCTTGTACAGGGGTTTCACACCCACCATCATCGGTGTGATCCCATATGCTGGCCTCAGCTTCTTCACCTATGAGTCACTGAAGAAACTTCACGCAG ATCACAGCGGGCGCTCGCAGCCGTACCCCGTGGAGCGGCTCCTGTTTGGGGCCTGCGCGGGCCTGATTGGCCAGTCGGCCTCCTACCCCCTGGACGTGGTGCGTCGGCGCATGCAGACAGCGGGGGTCACAGGGCACACGTACAGCTCCATCCTCCTCACCATGCAGGAGATCATCCGTGAGGAGGGACTGGTCCGCGGCCTGTACAAAGGGTTGAGCATGAACTGGGTCAAAGGTCCCATCGCCGTGGGAATCAGCTTCATGACCTTTGACCTGACACAGATCCTACTCCGGAAGCTGCAGCACCGCATGGACGTCCAGAG GTGa
- the SLC25A42 gene encoding mitochondrial coenzyme A transporter SLC25A42 isoform X1: protein MGNGVKEGRVGLKQNNVEPIVAARLLPEGGPEKKKVLNSLMSGALAGAVAKTAVAPLDRTKIMFQVSSKRFSAKEAYRFIYRSYLHDGIWSLWRGNSATMVRVIPYAAIQFCAHEEYKQLLGSYYGFQGKALPPFPRFIAGSLAGMTAAMLTYPLDLVRARMAVTPKEMYSNIIHVFIRISQEEGLKTLYRGFTPTIIGVIPYAGLSFFTYESLKKLHADHSGRSQPYPVERLLFGACAGLIGQSASYPLDVVRRRMQTAGVTGHTYSSILLTMQEIIREEGLVRGLYKGLSMNWVKGPIAVGISFMTFDLTQILLRKLQHRMDVQR, encoded by the exons GGGGGTCCAGAGAAGAAGAAAGTGCTCAATTCCCTGATGTCCGGTGCCTTGGCTGGTGCCGTGGCCAAAACGGCTGTTGCCCCACTGGACAGGACAAAAATCATGTTTCAAG tgtctTCAAAAAGATTTTCTGCCAAG GAAGCCTACAGGTTCATCTACCGCAGCTACCTCCATGATGGCATCTGGAGCCTGTGGCGCGGGAACTCGGCCACTATGGTCCGGGTCATCCCATACGCTGCCATCCAGTTCTGTGCACACGAAGAGTACAAGCAGCTCCTGGGCAGCTACTACGGTTTCCAGGGAAA AGCGCTACCTCCCTTCCCGAGATTCATCGCCGGATCGCTGGCAGGCATGACAGCAGCCATGCTGACTTACCCCCTGGACCTGGTCCGGGCACGGATGGCAGTCACACCAAAGGAGAT GTACAGCAACATCATTCACGTCTTCATCCGCATCTCTCAGGAGGAAGGGCTGAAGACCTTGTACAGGGGTTTCACACCCACCATCATCGGTGTGATCCCATATGCTGGCCTCAGCTTCTTCACCTATGAGTCACTGAAGAAACTTCACGCAG ATCACAGCGGGCGCTCGCAGCCGTACCCCGTGGAGCGGCTCCTGTTTGGGGCCTGCGCGGGCCTGATTGGCCAGTCGGCCTCCTACCCCCTGGACGTGGTGCGTCGGCGCATGCAGACAGCGGGGGTCACAGGGCACACGTACAGCTCCATCCTCCTCACCATGCAGGAGATCATCCGTGAGGAGGGACTGGTCCGCGGCCTGTACAAAGGGTTGAGCATGAACTGGGTCAAAGGTCCCATCGCCGTGGGAATCAGCTTCATGACCTTTGACCTGACACAGATCCTACTCCGGAAGCTGCAGCACCGCATGGACGTCCAGAGGTAG